Proteins encoded in a region of the Rhodopirellula halodulae genome:
- a CDS encoding sigma-54-dependent transcriptional regulator: MTSDSQDAADSPVEPPDRSKYRLLVVDNEAAHARAMTESLEKVGYVCEVATSGPDAAALIQRETFDIIITDMVMNDVDGMKILAMAKERLPECEVVMVTGHATVPIAVEAMQQGAFNFLEKPITPSRLRAIVEKAAENVELRRQNTELMQRLDERFGFEGIIYTSKKMQTVIDRLRRIAATDATVLITGESGTGKEMVAQAIHQNSPRKNKRMVALNTRAVSENLVESELFGHVKGSFTDAVSDREGAFEYANGGSLFLDEVGDMPMSTQIKLLRVLEESQITRVGGNKSIKVNVRLISATNRPLEEMIDNGTFRNDLYFRLKVVTIELPPLRERRDDVIPLMDHFRKMFLRRHGKPAAHFTPAVTKKFFAYDWPGNIRQLRNFVETMVVLDTDGSLDDDDLPPELIDDAPVEGEEITPPALTDGSMNFIGRPLAEIERWAIEETLKLTGNNREEAAKLLKIGARTLYRRLDQYKKDDDAEAKANATD, translated from the coding sequence ATGACCTCCGATTCCCAAGACGCAGCCGACTCACCGGTCGAACCGCCTGATCGCTCAAAGTATCGATTGCTGGTTGTCGACAACGAAGCCGCTCACGCGCGAGCGATGACGGAAAGCCTGGAAAAAGTCGGATACGTTTGTGAGGTCGCCACCAGCGGCCCCGACGCTGCGGCCCTGATCCAACGAGAGACCTTTGACATCATCATCACGGACATGGTGATGAACGACGTCGACGGAATGAAGATCTTGGCAATGGCCAAAGAACGACTTCCCGAGTGCGAAGTGGTGATGGTCACCGGACACGCCACCGTGCCGATCGCCGTGGAAGCAATGCAGCAGGGTGCCTTCAACTTTCTTGAAAAGCCGATCACGCCGAGTCGCCTGCGAGCGATTGTGGAAAAGGCTGCCGAGAATGTCGAACTGAGACGGCAAAACACCGAGCTGATGCAGCGGCTCGACGAACGGTTTGGTTTCGAAGGCATCATTTACACCAGCAAGAAGATGCAAACGGTCATTGATCGATTGCGTCGGATCGCTGCCACCGATGCCACGGTTTTGATCACGGGTGAATCAGGCACCGGAAAAGAAATGGTCGCTCAGGCCATTCATCAAAACAGCCCGCGAAAAAACAAACGCATGGTGGCGCTCAACACCCGTGCCGTTTCGGAAAACTTGGTCGAGAGCGAGCTGTTCGGTCACGTCAAAGGCTCGTTCACCGACGCGGTCTCCGATCGGGAAGGTGCGTTTGAATACGCCAACGGCGGATCGTTGTTCTTGGACGAAGTCGGCGACATGCCGATGAGCACGCAGATCAAATTGCTGCGGGTGTTGGAAGAAAGCCAAATCACTCGCGTCGGTGGCAACAAATCGATCAAGGTCAACGTCCGTCTGATTTCCGCGACGAACCGACCGTTGGAAGAGATGATCGACAATGGCACCTTCCGAAACGATCTGTACTTTCGACTGAAAGTCGTCACGATCGAATTGCCACCTCTGCGTGAACGTCGTGACGATGTGATCCCGCTGATGGATCACTTCCGCAAAATGTTTTTGCGACGGCATGGCAAACCCGCCGCCCATTTCACTCCCGCCGTCACCAAAAAGTTCTTTGCCTACGATTGGCCGGGAAACATTCGTCAACTTCGCAACTTCGTCGAAACGATGGTGGTTTTGGACACCGACGGTTCGCTTGACGATGACGACTTACCACCCGAGTTGATCGATGACGCTCCGGTGGAAGGCGAGGAAATCACGCCACCCGCTTTGACCGATGGTTCGATGAACTTCATTGGTCGACCACTCGCGGAAATCGAACGCTGGGCGATTGAGGAAACACTCAAGCTCACCGGCAACAATCGCGAAGAAGCCGCCAAGCTTCTCAAAATCGGAGCGAGAACATTGTACCGACGATTGGACCAATACAAAAAAGACGACGACGCGGAAGCCAAAGCCAACGCGACAGACTGA
- a CDS encoding PSD1 and planctomycete cytochrome C domain-containing protein gives MSFLLLLLSCLSAHAVAEEVESKAARSERLFVRRIAPLLREKCLGCHGQDPDLIEGSLDLRSAAGLHTGGDSGESAVVSGEPLQSPLYLASIRSSDDWSEMPPKEAEQLNEQQLEWIREWIVTGAKWPDAERAAEIQAAYEDEWSVEDGVIVATSGGLDQHWTNRKYDPADLWAYQPVRKPEADDAGNPIDVLIEAEWDASVQVAPRADRRTLIRRATYDLTGLPPSPEMIQQFLDDPANDKEAFVDLVDRLLASPHYGERMAQHWLDVVRYADSSGFANDFERGNAWRYRDYVIRSFNEDKPYDQFIREQIAGDEIEPNNPECIVATGFLRMGPWELTSMEVAKVARQRFLDDVTNSVGETFLGHSLQCARCHDHKFDPVPTRDYYSIQAFFATTQLAERQARFLSNENQAGFDEQRYLNRSKQIHERTIEELEQVLLRNAEAWFAENDKDPTRWNEELMRLRSKGKSRSLFNATRGAMKAAGVAEDMYPPKLVGFTPEEFGRERVARKGLQRLRWEQDRYRPYALAVYSGRTVPKTSVTSPVRMPRDRLKRGELESSAILTGGDPFSIGEAVTPGVLSVIQDQVNAKISDSIEGRRHAFAEWVADSRNPLTTRVIVNRLWQWHFGDAIAGNPNNFGATGKPPTHPELLDWLAATLVEEDWSIKAMHRHIMTSDTYCRSSGLNSQETYAAFQPRRLSAEEIRDSMLAVTGELNPTLGGIPCRPEINAEVALQPRQVMGTFAAAWVPNPRPEDRHRRSIYVLKLRGLIDPFLEVFNVPSPDFSCERRSASTVTPQVFSLFNSQSSYSRALTLANRVSMETSTDLQAIQRCFQLVIGRSATKVEVTEMLEHWKRIEQVLPEVAPQRSQPPLEVLREAVEENTGEKFQFVERLHANEDFQPDLQPADVDRRTRALADVCLVLLNCNEFVYVY, from the coding sequence TTGTCGTTTCTCCTGCTGCTACTGAGCTGCCTGTCAGCTCACGCCGTTGCAGAAGAAGTCGAATCAAAAGCAGCAAGGTCAGAGAGACTGTTCGTTCGTCGGATCGCTCCGTTGCTGCGTGAAAAGTGTCTGGGGTGCCACGGACAGGATCCCGATCTGATCGAAGGTTCTTTGGACTTGAGGTCAGCGGCGGGGTTGCACACCGGAGGGGACAGCGGCGAGTCCGCCGTGGTGTCGGGGGAGCCTCTTCAAAGTCCCCTGTATTTGGCTTCGATCCGATCAAGTGATGATTGGTCAGAGATGCCACCCAAGGAAGCGGAGCAACTGAATGAACAGCAACTCGAATGGATTCGCGAATGGATCGTAACGGGTGCCAAATGGCCTGATGCCGAACGGGCGGCTGAGATCCAAGCGGCCTACGAAGACGAGTGGTCGGTTGAAGATGGCGTGATCGTCGCGACGTCCGGTGGCTTGGATCAGCATTGGACGAACCGCAAGTATGATCCGGCGGATTTGTGGGCTTACCAACCCGTCCGCAAACCCGAGGCGGACGACGCCGGCAACCCAATCGATGTCTTGATCGAAGCCGAGTGGGACGCTTCGGTTCAAGTCGCACCGCGAGCCGACCGCAGGACTCTGATTCGGCGAGCGACTTATGATCTGACCGGACTGCCGCCGTCTCCGGAAATGATCCAACAGTTCCTTGACGATCCCGCCAACGACAAAGAAGCGTTTGTTGATCTGGTCGATCGTTTGTTGGCATCGCCGCACTATGGCGAGCGGATGGCACAGCATTGGTTGGACGTGGTTCGCTACGCCGATTCTTCGGGCTTTGCCAATGATTTCGAACGAGGCAACGCGTGGCGATATCGCGACTATGTCATTCGATCGTTCAACGAAGACAAACCCTATGACCAATTCATTCGTGAGCAAATTGCAGGCGACGAGATTGAACCGAACAATCCCGAGTGCATCGTGGCCACCGGTTTCCTGCGGATGGGCCCTTGGGAATTGACGTCCATGGAAGTCGCCAAAGTGGCGCGGCAACGGTTTCTCGACGATGTCACCAACAGCGTCGGAGAAACCTTCTTGGGGCATTCACTGCAATGTGCCCGTTGTCACGACCACAAGTTCGATCCAGTCCCCACGCGAGATTACTACTCGATCCAAGCCTTTTTCGCGACGACACAACTCGCGGAACGACAAGCCCGTTTTCTATCGAATGAGAACCAAGCGGGATTCGACGAACAACGCTATCTGAATCGGTCCAAACAAATCCATGAACGAACCATCGAGGAGTTGGAGCAAGTCCTGCTGCGGAACGCGGAAGCTTGGTTCGCCGAAAATGACAAAGACCCAACGCGTTGGAACGAGGAGCTGATGCGTTTGCGTTCCAAGGGCAAATCCCGGTCGCTGTTCAATGCGACACGCGGTGCAATGAAGGCCGCCGGTGTTGCGGAAGACATGTACCCGCCCAAGCTGGTCGGCTTCACGCCGGAGGAATTTGGGCGTGAACGTGTGGCTCGAAAAGGCTTGCAACGTTTGCGATGGGAACAAGATCGTTACCGACCCTATGCACTGGCCGTCTACAGCGGACGGACCGTTCCAAAAACGTCGGTAACCAGCCCCGTTCGGATGCCTCGGGATCGTCTGAAGCGAGGTGAACTGGAATCGAGTGCGATCTTGACCGGTGGTGATCCGTTTTCGATCGGCGAAGCGGTCACACCGGGCGTGCTGAGTGTGATTCAAGATCAAGTGAACGCCAAAATTTCCGATTCGATCGAAGGTCGTCGTCACGCGTTTGCGGAATGGGTCGCTGATTCACGCAATCCGTTGACCACGCGAGTGATCGTCAACCGTTTGTGGCAGTGGCATTTTGGAGACGCGATTGCTGGCAACCCGAATAACTTTGGGGCCACGGGAAAACCGCCCACACATCCTGAGTTGTTGGACTGGTTGGCGGCGACGTTGGTGGAAGAAGACTGGTCGATCAAAGCCATGCATCGTCACATCATGACCTCGGACACGTACTGTCGGTCCAGCGGTTTGAATTCGCAGGAAACCTATGCCGCGTTCCAGCCTCGACGTCTCAGTGCAGAAGAAATTCGCGACTCGATGTTGGCGGTAACCGGAGAACTGAATCCGACGTTGGGTGGCATTCCGTGTCGGCCTGAAATCAATGCCGAGGTCGCGTTGCAGCCACGCCAAGTCATGGGAACTTTCGCGGCGGCTTGGGTGCCGAATCCTCGACCCGAGGACCGTCATCGACGATCGATTTATGTGTTGAAGCTCCGTGGATTGATCGATCCATTCCTGGAAGTTTTTAACGTGCCCTCCCCCGATTTTTCGTGTGAACGACGATCCGCTTCGACGGTCACGCCGCAGGTGTTCAGTCTGTTCAACAGCCAAAGTTCTTATTCGCGAGCTCTCACGTTGGCCAATCGCGTGTCGATGGAAACGTCAACGGATTTGCAGGCCATCCAGCGGTGTTTCCAGTTGGTGATCGGCCGATCAGCGACGAAGGTAGAAGTCACTGAAATGCTTGAACACTGGAAACGGATTGAGCAAGTGTTGCCAGAGGTCGCACCGCAACGATCGCAGCCACCTTTGGAGGTCCTGCGGGAAGCGGTGGAAGAGAACACGGGCGAGAAGTTTCAGTTCGTTGAACGTCTGCACGCCAACGAAGATTTCCAACCGGACCTGCAACCGGCGGATGTGGATCGTCGCACGCGAGCTTTGGCGGATGTTTGTTTGGTCCTGCTGAACTGCAATGAGTTTGTCTATGTGTATTGA
- a CDS encoding arylsulfatase — translation MHLRSWIVLAVCLGQCILTAWQPAVAEQTDGPRPNVILVVTDDQGYGDMSCHGNPWVKTPHLDQLASESVRLDNFHVDPVCTPTRAALMTGRYCTRVGAWAVTEGRQLLDPDETTMAEVFQHSGYRTGMFGKWHLGDPPPFAPRTRGFQTVTRHMAGGVDEIGNPTENDYFDDTYFRDGVAEKFDGYCTDIWFDETIRFVTQESDQPFFVYLPTNAMHSPYRVADEYSDPFTKLGFKEQRAKFYGMIANFDENLGRLLSAMDDNELRENTLLIFMSDNGTAQGASENDREDGFNAGMRGKKGSVYEGGHRVACFARWPNRFEPNRRLDDLTVHRDWLPTLMELCKLDSPRPIEFDGRSMASLLLGQNNEWPDRELVIERQRDDVISATEATGRRQPAFVVMNQRWRLVRDELYDIQEDPGQFDDIADQHPKVVERLRAAYNRTFADIQSTRKNYVRFPVGRNPESTTITVRDWHPTVGNVIWKPTQLSEDDLFINGFWEIDVERAGRYRIELQRYPDDALESMGADRARLKLGTLEHTQSLTTQTSVASYELDLPAGPQRLQTWLRDARTQRERGAYHVKITRLQESTP, via the coding sequence ATGCACCTTCGTTCTTGGATCGTTCTAGCGGTCTGCCTCGGCCAATGCATTCTCACTGCTTGGCAGCCTGCTGTCGCCGAACAAACCGACGGGCCTCGGCCCAATGTCATCCTCGTCGTCACAGATGATCAGGGGTATGGCGACATGTCTTGTCATGGCAACCCGTGGGTCAAGACACCTCACTTGGATCAATTGGCGTCGGAGAGTGTTCGCCTCGACAACTTCCACGTCGATCCCGTTTGCACGCCAACTCGTGCCGCCTTGATGACCGGACGCTATTGCACGCGAGTCGGTGCTTGGGCGGTGACAGAAGGACGGCAGTTGCTAGATCCTGACGAGACGACAATGGCGGAGGTCTTTCAACATTCAGGCTATCGCACTGGCATGTTCGGCAAGTGGCACCTTGGCGATCCACCACCATTTGCTCCACGCACCCGTGGCTTCCAAACGGTCACTCGGCACATGGCGGGAGGTGTGGATGAGATCGGCAACCCAACCGAAAACGACTACTTCGACGACACCTATTTTCGTGATGGGGTGGCGGAGAAGTTCGACGGTTACTGCACGGACATTTGGTTCGACGAAACCATCCGTTTTGTGACGCAAGAATCCGACCAACCATTTTTCGTCTATCTGCCAACCAACGCGATGCACAGTCCCTATCGCGTCGCCGACGAGTACTCCGACCCATTCACCAAACTGGGTTTCAAAGAACAGCGTGCCAAGTTCTACGGGATGATCGCGAATTTTGATGAGAATCTTGGAAGACTTCTTTCCGCCATGGATGACAACGAACTGCGAGAGAACACGTTGTTGATCTTTATGAGCGACAATGGGACGGCACAGGGTGCGAGCGAGAACGATCGCGAGGATGGTTTCAACGCCGGAATGCGAGGCAAGAAAGGATCCGTCTATGAGGGCGGGCACCGAGTGGCATGCTTTGCCCGCTGGCCCAATCGTTTCGAGCCAAATCGCCGATTGGACGACCTGACCGTTCACCGCGATTGGCTGCCGACATTGATGGAGTTGTGCAAGCTGGATTCGCCAAGACCGATCGAATTCGATGGGCGTTCGATGGCTTCGTTGTTGCTTGGCCAAAACAACGAATGGCCGGACCGCGAATTGGTGATCGAGCGGCAAAGAGACGACGTGATCTCCGCCACCGAAGCCACCGGACGTCGACAACCCGCCTTTGTCGTGATGAATCAACGTTGGCGTCTTGTTCGCGATGAACTGTATGACATTCAAGAAGACCCCGGGCAGTTCGACGATATCGCTGATCAGCATCCCAAAGTGGTTGAGCGACTTCGTGCTGCCTACAACCGAACCTTTGCAGACATTCAGTCCACGCGAAAAAACTATGTTCGTTTTCCGGTTGGCCGAAACCCTGAATCAACGACGATCACCGTTCGCGATTGGCACCCGACTGTGGGCAATGTGATTTGGAAGCCGACTCAATTGAGCGAAGATGATTTGTTCATCAACGGATTTTGGGAGATCGACGTCGAACGAGCCGGCAGGTACCGGATCGAATTGCAGCGATACCCTGACGATGCATTGGAATCGATGGGCGCGGATCGGGCGCGGTTGAAGTTGGGCACGTTGGAACACACACAATCGCTGACGACTCAAACCTCCGTCGCATCGTACGAATTGGACCTGCCGGCGGGTCCACAACGTCTGCAAACCTGGCTGAGGGACGCCAGAACTCAGCGAGAACGCGGTGCCTATCACGTGAAAATCACTCGCCTACAAGAGTCGACTCCCTAG
- a CDS encoding DUF1501 domain-containing protein, with the protein MDVMFVMPRRESLFRMGTSLGGIALASMLAEDSRGQESDAGPMQPKPVHVPAKAKNCIFLMMEGGPSHIDTFDPKPKLKQLHLKEFVRQGQQKSAMESGKRYYVQSPFSFSRHGESGVPMADNWMHLPKVADDLCFFRGCQVDSVNHPTAMYQMNCGNRFGGDPGIGAWVTYGLGSENQNLPGFIVLPEVSYPQGGAANWSNGYLPAFYQGTPLRAKGSPILDLEPPMGVSRTRQRYNLDLLSRMNQRHAAKHPEHDELSARLESYELAFRMQTEVPEAMDLSGETKSTFSMYGIGNEATDAFGRKCLLARKMIEKGVRFVQLYNGTWDSHDYIERAHGNLVRGVDQPIAALIQDLKQRGLLDITLVVWCGEFGRSPDNGVRGGTAYGRDHNANAMTIWMAGGGVKAGHAIGATDETGMTAVEEVRHVRDFHVTLLRLLGLDDNKLTYYHAGRFKQLSQFGGKVIEPLIQTS; encoded by the coding sequence GTGGATGTGATGTTTGTCATGCCACGCCGCGAAAGTTTGTTTCGTATGGGCACGTCGCTGGGCGGAATCGCACTGGCTTCGATGCTGGCCGAAGATTCTCGCGGCCAAGAATCCGACGCGGGGCCGATGCAGCCCAAACCCGTGCACGTGCCAGCGAAGGCGAAGAATTGCATTTTTCTCATGATGGAAGGCGGTCCGTCCCACATCGACACGTTCGATCCCAAACCGAAATTGAAGCAGTTGCACCTGAAGGAGTTTGTGCGTCAGGGACAACAAAAATCGGCGATGGAAAGCGGCAAACGCTACTACGTGCAGAGTCCGTTCTCTTTCTCACGCCATGGAGAAAGCGGTGTTCCCATGGCGGACAATTGGATGCACCTGCCCAAGGTCGCGGATGATCTGTGTTTCTTCCGCGGGTGTCAGGTCGACAGCGTCAATCATCCGACCGCGATGTATCAAATGAATTGCGGCAATCGATTTGGTGGCGACCCGGGCATTGGTGCGTGGGTGACCTATGGTCTTGGATCTGAAAATCAAAATTTGCCGGGATTCATCGTCCTGCCGGAGGTCTCGTATCCGCAAGGCGGCGCGGCGAATTGGAGCAACGGCTATCTGCCGGCCTTCTACCAAGGCACGCCTCTGAGAGCGAAAGGGTCTCCGATCTTGGACCTTGAACCGCCCATGGGCGTGAGTCGCACGCGGCAACGGTACAACCTCGATCTGCTGTCGCGAATGAACCAGCGTCATGCGGCGAAGCATCCGGAACACGATGAGTTGTCCGCGCGTTTGGAAAGCTATGAGCTGGCGTTCCGGATGCAAACGGAAGTTCCTGAGGCGATGGATTTATCAGGCGAAACCAAATCAACGTTTTCGATGTATGGGATTGGGAACGAAGCGACCGACGCGTTTGGACGCAAGTGTTTGTTGGCTCGCAAGATGATCGAGAAAGGCGTGCGTTTCGTTCAGTTGTACAACGGAACATGGGACAGCCACGATTACATCGAGCGGGCCCACGGCAATCTGGTGCGAGGCGTCGACCAGCCCATCGCAGCATTGATCCAAGATTTGAAACAACGCGGGTTGCTCGACATCACGTTGGTGGTTTGGTGCGGTGAGTTTGGACGTTCACCGGACAACGGCGTGCGCGGTGGGACCGCTTATGGACGGGATCACAACGCCAACGCGATGACGATTTGGATGGCCGGAGGTGGCGTGAAAGCAGGACACGCGATCGGTGCCACCGATGAAACCGGGATGACCGCCGTGGAAGAGGTTCGCCACGTTCGCGATTTTCACGTCACGTTGTTGAGGCTGCTTGGTTTGGATGACAACAAGCTGACGTATTACCACGCCGGCCGTTTCAAGCAACTCAGCCAGTTTGGTGGCAAAGTGATCGAGCCGCTGATCCAAACATCGTGA
- a CDS encoding leucyl aminopeptidase: protein MQPLPFPTPNLSAAAELDASNAGVVVLAVQPSGESSDDVTTVTCEIPSSLSDAIQSVIKNACDSGELTGKPGEITLFATGDSQTPWVLLAGVGTADQQSRGKAYELGASVVRRLIDKPRNQISFVVGQAIESDNHDAVVAGAVSACEGQHLYHSAPAVSVPENIAFVGFSENAVTRGGTLGRSINHTRRLVNEPPSIMNPSGFAQYAEKLASECGLSCEVWDEKRLEAENCRAILAVGRASTSPPRLVMLRHDGGGDEAPLVIVGKGVTFDSGGLSLKPSEGMVDMKCDMAGAATVVGVMHALAELKVPRNVIGLCGLAENMVSGDSYKLGDVIETRSGKTIEILNTDAEGRVVLADTLDVAVQHNPEAIVDLATLTGACMVALGTDVAGLMTNSESVCDAVEKAANAECEPVWELPMFALYDEKVKSKVADIKNVGEGRWGGAITAAKFLENFVAEVPWVHIDIAGPAFMDSPKPHRDAGATGVMVRSLVRWVENAS from the coding sequence ATGCAACCTTTGCCATTTCCAACCCCCAATCTGTCCGCCGCCGCTGAATTGGATGCATCCAACGCGGGTGTCGTGGTGTTGGCCGTTCAACCATCGGGCGAATCATCTGACGATGTCACGACGGTTACTTGCGAGATCCCATCCAGTCTTTCAGATGCCATTCAGTCCGTCATCAAGAATGCCTGTGACTCGGGTGAACTGACTGGCAAACCCGGTGAGATCACTCTGTTCGCAACCGGCGATTCGCAAACTCCATGGGTCCTTTTGGCCGGAGTGGGCACCGCGGATCAACAAAGTCGCGGCAAGGCTTATGAACTGGGTGCGTCCGTGGTGCGTCGCTTGATCGACAAACCTCGCAACCAAATATCGTTTGTCGTTGGACAAGCCATTGAGTCGGACAACCACGATGCGGTGGTCGCAGGCGCCGTCTCGGCTTGTGAAGGACAACACCTTTATCACAGTGCCCCTGCTGTTTCGGTGCCCGAGAACATCGCCTTCGTCGGCTTCAGTGAAAACGCCGTGACTCGCGGTGGAACGCTCGGTCGTTCCATCAATCACACACGTCGATTGGTCAACGAACCACCATCGATCATGAATCCATCGGGCTTCGCTCAGTACGCAGAAAAGCTGGCCTCCGAATGCGGCTTGTCCTGTGAAGTGTGGGATGAGAAGCGACTGGAAGCCGAAAATTGCCGAGCCATCCTCGCGGTCGGACGTGCTTCCACCAGCCCACCACGATTGGTGATGCTGCGGCATGATGGCGGTGGCGATGAAGCCCCGCTGGTCATCGTCGGCAAAGGCGTGACCTTCGATTCCGGTGGTTTGTCGCTGAAACCCAGCGAAGGCATGGTCGACATGAAGTGCGACATGGCCGGTGCCGCCACGGTGGTGGGCGTGATGCATGCGTTAGCGGAACTGAAGGTGCCGCGTAATGTGATTGGGTTGTGCGGACTGGCCGAAAACATGGTCAGCGGCGACAGCTACAAGCTGGGCGATGTGATTGAAACCCGCAGTGGAAAAACGATCGAGATTCTCAACACGGATGCCGAAGGTCGTGTGGTTTTGGCTGACACTCTGGACGTCGCTGTGCAGCACAATCCGGAAGCAATCGTTGACCTGGCAACCTTGACCGGTGCTTGCATGGTTGCCCTGGGAACCGATGTCGCGGGGCTGATGACGAACAGTGAATCGGTTTGTGACGCGGTGGAAAAAGCTGCGAATGCGGAATGCGAACCGGTTTGGGAATTGCCGATGTTTGCGCTGTACGACGAGAAAGTCAAAAGCAAAGTCGCGGACATCAAAAACGTCGGCGAAGGGCGTTGGGGCGGCGCGATCACCGCCGCGAAATTTTTGGAGAACTTTGTGGCTGAAGTCCCGTGGGTTCACATCGACATCGCAGGTCCCGCGTTCATGGATTCGCCCAAACCCCATCGCGATGCGGGTGCCACGGGAGTCATGGTGCGCAGTTTGGTACGTTGGGTCGAAAACGCATCCTGA
- a CDS encoding SHD1 domain-containing protein — protein sequence MLGSSQPIHSLRLSSSVLIGKVLLAACALASTTSSAEPPRFSQQVDATVTYKINLQIGMGKDAGKYPGTLTYQVKSATPELIQLTVTGDLQGKPSRMPSFFRSSGESSLPTLESVSCRAALIGITPRGEVEVSQRDEMMGLLLGTIGQLAIAPLPPADAKPINARAARGAENGADVPVTWDVSDTTNIARVSTPFGFSPSFASQAGIQNRKLSIATEKWKYVAHPVIRNRMKIDHQYELSAPESDPPMKMQGDGIAFFNLDDGFYEQLQINRVIYQVDDGVEVKVPISISLTRETKQERDAKIAAAKEAVLKRTRPFTDAERKQWIMDLAPGASEAKAHRAMSELNSRNARQDPEIAKALLQRADMTQGHLKSFFYSAAGRYDESIRQMTEDRSDYSRSLGTVKRTGNPVTSANRLAVGQVLAKARERIGGFEAVEVTEVHNNVEVSVKKVGGHGRPDRVNVSMLRYPPATVPQPSQTRTPRRNLRTAARRTINPRAVPAAEEKEAAEMPDRDANEAIRTWSDKTGKYKIKAAFLAIQEKVVRLRSADGKIIEVPLAALSDDDAKLAEQLQKEAETDANPFQVVSE from the coding sequence ATGCTTGGCTCATCGCAACCGATTCACTCCCTTCGTCTTTCCTCCAGCGTTCTGATTGGAAAGGTGTTGCTCGCAGCCTGTGCATTGGCTTCGACGACATCATCCGCTGAACCGCCACGTTTCAGCCAACAGGTTGATGCGACGGTCACCTACAAGATCAACTTGCAGATCGGGATGGGCAAAGACGCGGGAAAATATCCGGGCACGCTGACCTATCAAGTCAAATCCGCCACGCCGGAGTTGATTCAACTAACAGTCACGGGCGACCTGCAAGGCAAACCGTCTCGCATGCCGTCCTTCTTCCGCAGCAGCGGAGAGTCATCCCTGCCGACGCTTGAATCCGTCTCTTGCCGAGCTGCGTTGATTGGCATCACCCCACGCGGCGAAGTCGAGGTCTCGCAACGTGACGAGATGATGGGGTTGCTGCTCGGTACCATCGGCCAGCTCGCCATCGCACCGCTGCCGCCGGCCGACGCCAAACCGATCAACGCTCGCGCCGCCCGAGGCGCAGAAAACGGAGCCGACGTGCCTGTGACCTGGGACGTCTCGGACACCACCAACATCGCTCGCGTCAGCACTCCGTTTGGTTTCTCGCCATCGTTTGCAAGCCAAGCGGGAATCCAAAATCGCAAACTCTCCATCGCGACGGAAAAATGGAAATACGTCGCTCATCCGGTGATCCGTAATCGAATGAAAATCGATCACCAATATGAGCTCTCCGCACCGGAGTCAGACCCGCCGATGAAGATGCAGGGTGACGGCATCGCTTTCTTCAACCTGGACGATGGCTTCTATGAACAGTTGCAAATCAACCGCGTGATCTACCAAGTTGACGATGGTGTGGAAGTGAAAGTGCCCATTTCGATCTCACTGACTCGCGAAACCAAACAAGAACGCGATGCGAAAATTGCGGCAGCGAAGGAAGCGGTTTTGAAACGCACGCGGCCGTTCACAGATGCGGAACGCAAACAATGGATCATGGATCTCGCACCGGGAGCTTCCGAAGCCAAAGCCCACCGCGCGATGTCCGAACTGAATTCGCGAAACGCGCGGCAGGACCCAGAAATTGCCAAGGCGTTGTTGCAACGTGCCGACATGACTCAAGGCCATCTGAAGTCGTTCTTCTACTCCGCCGCCGGTCGCTACGACGAATCCATTCGGCAAATGACCGAAGACCGCAGCGACTACAGCCGCAGCCTCGGCACGGTCAAACGAACGGGCAACCCAGTCACCTCCGCCAACCGTCTTGCTGTGGGACAGGTCTTGGCCAAAGCCCGGGAACGTATCGGTGGTTTCGAGGCCGTTGAAGTCACCGAAGTTCACAACAACGTCGAGGTGTCCGTCAAAAAGGTGGGTGGTCACGGGCGGCCGGATCGCGTGAACGTTTCGATGTTGCGATACCCACCGGCAACCGTTCCCCAGCCCTCGCAGACACGAACCCCACGCAGGAACCTTCGCACAGCAGCCCGCCGCACCATCAACCCACGGGCCGTCCCGGCGGCTGAAGAAAAGGAAGCCGCTGAAATGCCCGACCGCGACGCGAACGAGGCCATTCGCACTTGGTCGGACAAGACCGGCAAATACAAAATCAAGGCCGCGTTTCTGGCGATCCAAGAAAAAGTGGTGCGTCTGCGTTCGGCCGACGGCAAAATCATCGAGGTGCCGCTGGCTGCTTTGTCAGACGACGATGCGAAGTTGGCCGAACAACTGCAAAAAGAGGCGGAAACGGACGCCAATCCGTTTCAAGTCGTCAGTGAATGA